The Caproicibacterium lactatifermentans genome contains a region encoding:
- the rsmG gene encoding 16S rRNA (guanine(527)-N(7))-methyltransferase RsmG, translating into MKNIESMLNDGAAACGISLSAEQCRQFQQYMEQLLEWNTKINLTAITEPEAFVQKHFLDSLYPLQWISLSGQRCIDVGTGAGFPGIPLKLAVPDMRLTLLDGLQKRLCVLEDISRNIKVDFNSLHARAEEAGKNVDQREQYNFAFARAVAPLPVLCEYCLPLVKVGGSFCAWKGPAAQEELADAQNALQVLGGKLERAEQYTLPDGSERTFLQIRHEKHCPASYPRTTKKMKKNPL; encoded by the coding sequence ATGAAGAATATAGAGTCCATGCTGAACGACGGCGCCGCCGCTTGTGGTATTTCCCTTTCCGCGGAACAATGCCGTCAATTCCAGCAGTACATGGAACAGCTGCTGGAATGGAATACAAAAATCAATTTAACTGCGATTACAGAACCGGAAGCATTCGTCCAAAAGCATTTTTTAGATTCCCTATATCCGCTGCAGTGGATTTCTCTGTCCGGACAGCGCTGTATAGATGTTGGTACAGGCGCGGGCTTTCCGGGGATACCGCTGAAGCTGGCAGTGCCGGATATGCGCTTGACACTGTTGGACGGTCTGCAAAAACGCCTGTGTGTATTGGAGGACATCAGCCGAAATATTAAGGTGGATTTCAACTCCCTGCATGCACGGGCAGAAGAAGCCGGGAAAAATGTAGACCAGCGGGAGCAGTACAACTTTGCATTTGCGCGTGCGGTTGCGCCGCTTCCGGTCCTGTGCGAATACTGTTTGCCGCTGGTCAAAGTCGGCGGCAGTTTCTGTGCGTGGAAAGGACCAGCGGCACAGGAAGAACTGGCCGATGCACAGAATGCACTGCAGGTTTTGGGCGGCAAACTGGAGCGTGCGGAGCAGTACACGCTGCCGGATGGCAGTGAACGAACCTTCCTGCAAATTCGGCACGAGAAGCATTGTCCTGCATCGTATCCACGTACCACGAAAAAAATGAAGAAGAATCCCTTATAG
- a CDS encoding ParA family protein, with protein sequence MSRIIAVSNQKGGVGKTTTAVNLSSALGAAGKRTLLVDTDPQGNSSSGVGVDRRKLKVSVYDVLIRDLAVQKAILKTEFNNLSLLPSSLDLSGAEIELVDKPHREIILKRALADIRDQYDYILIDCPPSLGFITTNALIAADSVLIPIQCEFYALEGLSQLINSVRRVKRQYNRGLEIEGVLLTMYDGRLNLTQQVVDEVKKYFKDEVFKTVIPRTVRLSEAPSFGQPIQYFDRNCKGAKAYNALAVELIHKHKE encoded by the coding sequence ATGAGCCGCATAATTGCTGTTTCTAACCAGAAAGGCGGCGTGGGGAAAACAACGACCGCAGTCAACCTTTCTTCTGCCCTTGGTGCAGCCGGAAAACGGACACTGCTGGTTGATACGGACCCACAGGGGAACTCCTCCAGCGGAGTAGGAGTGGACCGCCGAAAGTTGAAGGTTTCGGTCTATGATGTGCTGATAAGGGACCTTGCTGTTCAGAAAGCTATTTTAAAGACAGAGTTTAATAATCTTTCGCTGCTGCCTAGTTCACTGGACCTGTCCGGGGCGGAGATTGAGCTGGTGGACAAGCCCCACAGGGAAATCATACTGAAGCGTGCTTTGGCCGACATTAGGGACCAGTATGACTATATTTTGATTGACTGCCCGCCGTCCCTTGGCTTCATTACAACTAATGCGCTGATTGCGGCGGATAGTGTGCTGATTCCGATTCAGTGTGAATTCTATGCGTTGGAGGGCCTTAGCCAGCTGATAAACAGTGTCCGTCGAGTAAAGCGCCAATATAACCGCGGGCTGGAAATTGAGGGCGTTCTGCTGACCATGTATGATGGCCGGCTGAACTTAACCCAGCAGGTTGTAGATGAAGTAAAGAAATATTTTAAAGATGAAGTTTTCAAAACGGTTATTCCACGCACGGTACGCCTGAGTGAGGCACCAAGCTTTGGACAGCCCATTCAGTACTTTGACCGTAACTGTAAGGGCGCAAAGGCATACAATGCGCTGGCAGTGGAACTGATTCATAAGCATAAAGAGTGA
- the serS gene encoding serine--tRNA ligase, translating to MIDIKLIREKPDYVKAAIKKRQMDLDGVVDEILAVDKERREATGKVESKKAEQNAVSKEIPKIKKAGGDASEVLAKMKALSGEVKEANAKLSEINDKQRTLMLSLPNLPDEDVQPGGKEQNIPDHYFKEKPVFNFEPKNHVDLCESLGMIDYQRGAKIAGSGAWIYRGWGARMEWAILNFFINEHLSDGYELILPPHMLNYECGYVAGQFPKFTDEVYWIQNPTSSEKKFMLPTAETALVNLHRDEILSEKDLPRKYIAYTPCYRREAGSYRSEERGMIRGHQFNKVEMVQYATPEGSDAAFQEMVGKAERLVQELGLHYRVSRLAAGDCSFSMARTYDIEVWIPSMGIYKEVSSASNARDYQARRGNVKYRDANRKLHFVHTLNASGLATSRIMPAIVEQNQNADGSVTVPEVLRPYMGIDVIQPEK from the coding sequence ATGATTGATATCAAACTTATCCGTGAAAAACCGGACTATGTCAAAGCGGCAATCAAAAAACGACAGATGGATTTGGACGGCGTTGTCGATGAGATTTTGGCGGTGGACAAAGAACGCCGTGAAGCAACCGGCAAAGTGGAGAGCAAAAAAGCAGAGCAGAACGCTGTCAGCAAAGAAATCCCAAAAATCAAAAAGGCTGGCGGCGATGCTTCTGAGGTCCTCGCAAAGATGAAGGCCCTGTCCGGAGAAGTGAAAGAAGCCAATGCAAAACTTTCTGAAATCAATGATAAGCAGCGGACACTGATGCTGTCCCTGCCTAACCTGCCGGATGAGGACGTACAGCCCGGCGGCAAAGAGCAGAATATTCCGGACCACTACTTTAAAGAAAAGCCGGTCTTCAATTTTGAGCCGAAAAATCATGTAGACCTTTGCGAAAGCCTGGGTATGATTGATTACCAGCGCGGTGCAAAAATTGCTGGCAGCGGTGCATGGATTTACCGCGGCTGGGGCGCACGCATGGAATGGGCAATTCTTAACTTCTTTATCAATGAGCATCTTTCTGACGGGTATGAACTTATTCTGCCGCCGCATATGCTGAATTATGAGTGTGGTTATGTAGCGGGCCAGTTCCCGAAATTTACAGATGAAGTATACTGGATTCAGAACCCGACCAGCAGCGAAAAGAAATTTATGCTGCCGACCGCTGAAACCGCACTGGTTAACCTGCATCGTGATGAGATCCTTTCTGAAAAGGACCTGCCGCGTAAATACATTGCATATACACCCTGCTACCGCAGAGAGGCCGGTTCTTACCGTAGCGAAGAGCGCGGCATGATTCGCGGCCACCAGTTCAACAAGGTGGAAATGGTACAGTATGCCACACCGGAGGGCAGTGACGCCGCATTTCAGGAAATGGTCGGTAAGGCCGAACGCCTGGTACAGGAACTGGGTTTGCACTATCGTGTCAGCCGTTTAGCAGCAGGGGACTGCTCCTTCTCCATGGCTCGCACATATGATATTGAGGTTTGGATTCCTTCCATGGGGATTTACAAGGAAGTTTCCTCTGCCTCCAATGCACGGGATTATCAGGCACGCCGCGGCAATGTTAAGTACCGTGATGCAAACCGCAAGCTGCACTTTGTGCATACACTGAACGCTTCCGGTTTAGCAACGTCCCGTATTATGCCGGCAATTGTCGAACAGAATCAGAACGCCGACGGCAGCGTTACGGTGCCGGAAGTCCTGCGTCCGTATATGGGCATTGATGTTATTCAGCCGGAGAAATAA
- the mnmE gene encoding tRNA uridine-5-carboxymethylaminomethyl(34) synthesis GTPase MnmE yields the protein MHTIAAISTPMAPGGIGIVRISGDHAQQIADRVFTSVSGKKLTQIPGYTSLFGSVHDGDGSFDQCVAANYRAPKSYTGEDVVELSCHGGLYGMHRLLDACLQAGARLAEPGEFTRRAYLNGKMDLTQAESVMEMVSAQGKGAAQAARAGQEGRLNQRIHSVQNTLTDIASHLAAWADFPEENVPEVENSQLEKDLLAADHILRQLLAGFDTGRILREGVDTVIAGRPNVGKSTLMNLLTGCEKSIVTSYAGTTRDVVEETVLLGDVPLRLADTAGLRNTEDPVEQLGVLRSRSRVEGAQLVLAVFDSSEPLQEEDHAFMDLIGNMPAIAVINKSDMESKIDELYIKTKFKQMVYISALQGSGLQELTEAVKKALHLQKIDPSAGVLFTQRQKEAVRQSHGALTEALEALHGGMTLDAVTVCVEDAVSALMELTGERASDAVIDKVFENFCVGK from the coding sequence TTGCATACCATAGCAGCAATCAGTACACCGATGGCGCCGGGAGGAATCGGCATTGTGCGTATTTCCGGCGACCATGCTCAGCAGATAGCGGACCGTGTGTTTACGTCCGTTTCCGGGAAAAAATTGACGCAGATTCCGGGGTACACTTCCCTGTTTGGTTCTGTCCATGACGGGGACGGAAGCTTTGACCAGTGTGTGGCGGCAAATTATCGAGCACCCAAAAGCTATACCGGTGAAGATGTAGTGGAACTTTCCTGTCACGGCGGACTGTATGGCATGCACCGCCTATTGGATGCCTGTCTGCAGGCGGGTGCACGTTTGGCGGAACCGGGAGAATTTACACGAAGGGCTTATCTCAATGGAAAGATGGACTTGACACAGGCGGAATCTGTTATGGAGATGGTTTCTGCACAGGGTAAAGGTGCCGCACAGGCGGCCCGCGCCGGACAGGAAGGGCGCCTCAATCAGCGCATTCACTCTGTCCAGAATACATTGACCGATATCGCTTCTCATCTGGCCGCATGGGCAGATTTTCCGGAAGAGAACGTGCCGGAAGTAGAGAACAGCCAGTTGGAAAAGGACCTTTTGGCCGCGGACCACATTCTGCGGCAGCTGCTGGCTGGATTTGATACCGGACGTATCCTACGCGAAGGAGTCGATACGGTGATTGCCGGCCGGCCAAATGTGGGAAAAAGCACGCTGATGAACCTGCTAACCGGCTGTGAAAAAAGCATTGTCACATCCTATGCAGGAACAACGCGCGACGTTGTGGAGGAAACTGTATTACTGGGGGATGTTCCCCTGCGGCTTGCGGATACGGCCGGCCTGCGGAATACAGAGGACCCGGTGGAGCAGCTGGGTGTCCTGCGCAGCCGAAGCCGTGTGGAGGGCGCACAGCTGGTGCTGGCTGTGTTTGATTCCTCGGAACCGCTGCAGGAAGAAGACCATGCTTTCATGGATTTGATTGGCAATATGCCAGCTATTGCGGTTATCAATAAAAGTGATATGGAAAGCAAAATAGACGAATTGTATATTAAAACTAAGTTTAAACAGATGGTATATATTAGTGCTTTGCAGGGAAGCGGTCTCCAGGAGCTGACGGAGGCCGTCAAAAAGGCACTGCACCTGCAGAAGATAGACCCTTCGGCAGGCGTGCTGTTTACACAGCGGCAGAAAGAGGCAGTCCGCCAGTCACATGGAGCACTGACGGAGGCGCTGGAAGCACTGCACGGCGGCATGACGCTGGACGCCGTGACCGTCTGTGTGGAGGATGCGGTATCCGCCCTGATGGAACTGACAGGTGAGCGTGCTTCAGATGCAGTGATTGACAAAGTATTTGAAAATTTCTGTGTGGGAAAATGA
- the mnmG gene encoding tRNA uridine-5-carboxymethylaminomethyl(34) synthesis enzyme MnmG codes for MEYEYDAGLYDVAVVGAGHAGIEAGLASARLGCSTLVFTINLDAVGNCPCNPSIGGTAKGHLVREIDALGGEMGRTADACFLQSRMLNLGKGPAVHSLRCQIDRRKYSEIMKHKLELQENLYLKQAEVVDLRRRGEGWQLVTRMGAVYTVQAVVLATGTFLGGRVYVGEVGYDSGPDGMFPAGFLSEPLQKLRLQLHRFKTGTPARVLRSSIDFSDLEVQKGDNPVIPFSYDTQTPGKNRAVCYVSWTNEKTKDIILKNINRSPLYSGRISGIGPRYCPSIEDKIMRFRDKPRHQLFIEPCGLNTEEMYLQGMSSSLPEEVQLQFYHTIKGLEHVQIMRCAYAIEYDCVDPLQMDATLEFHDQPGLYGAGQFNGSSGYEEAAAQGIVAGINAALKVQKRKPMILDRASSYIGTLVDDLVTKGVTDPYRMMTSRSEYRLVLRQDNADERLTPIGRKVGLISDDRWERFQQKEEQKKAEIQRAQKTVFPPSDTLNQILVSRETSPVHTGVHLSELLKRPQLNYEVLTPVDKERPDYPTAVFENAEIELKYAGYIKRQKADIAEMRRLEGKLLPRHFDYTEVTGLRSEAQEKLNRVQPANIGQASRISGVSPADISVLLIWLTKEQSK; via the coding sequence ATGGAATATGAGTATGACGCTGGCCTGTATGATGTGGCGGTGGTTGGTGCCGGCCACGCCGGCATAGAGGCTGGTTTGGCCAGTGCTCGGCTGGGCTGTTCGACACTGGTTTTTACGATCAATCTGGACGCGGTGGGAAACTGCCCCTGCAACCCAAGCATCGGCGGAACAGCAAAAGGACATTTGGTGCGGGAAATTGATGCACTTGGCGGCGAGATGGGCCGCACGGCGGACGCCTGCTTTTTGCAGAGCCGCATGCTGAACCTCGGCAAAGGTCCGGCGGTGCATTCCCTGCGCTGTCAGATAGACCGCAGAAAATACAGCGAAATTATGAAGCATAAGCTGGAGCTGCAGGAGAATTTATACCTCAAGCAGGCGGAAGTGGTGGACCTCCGCCGAAGAGGTGAAGGCTGGCAGCTGGTCACACGCATGGGTGCGGTGTATACCGTGCAGGCAGTGGTGCTGGCGACCGGCACATTTTTGGGTGGACGTGTTTATGTTGGGGAAGTTGGCTATGACAGCGGTCCGGACGGTATGTTCCCCGCGGGCTTTTTAAGCGAGCCGCTGCAGAAACTGAGGCTGCAGCTGCACCGTTTCAAGACCGGAACACCGGCCCGTGTACTGCGCAGCAGTATTGATTTTTCAGACCTGGAAGTACAAAAAGGAGATAATCCAGTGATTCCTTTTTCGTATGATACACAGACACCGGGAAAAAATCGAGCGGTGTGTTATGTTTCCTGGACCAATGAAAAAACAAAGGACATCATTCTAAAAAATATCAATCGCAGCCCGCTGTACAGCGGACGCATTTCAGGCATAGGACCGCGGTACTGCCCCAGCATTGAGGATAAAATTATGCGGTTCCGCGATAAACCGCGTCACCAGCTGTTCATTGAGCCGTGTGGACTGAACACGGAAGAGATGTATTTACAGGGAATGAGCTCCAGCTTGCCGGAAGAAGTACAGCTGCAGTTCTATCACACCATAAAAGGGCTGGAACATGTACAGATTATGCGCTGTGCCTACGCAATCGAGTATGATTGTGTGGACCCGCTGCAGATGGATGCGACCTTAGAGTTCCACGATCAACCCGGCCTTTACGGAGCGGGACAGTTTAACGGCAGTTCCGGATATGAAGAAGCTGCTGCACAGGGAATTGTAGCGGGCATTAACGCGGCCCTCAAAGTGCAGAAACGGAAACCGATGATTTTGGACCGTGCCAGTTCCTACATTGGTACGTTGGTTGATGACCTTGTGACCAAAGGTGTTACGGATCCTTACCGCATGATGACCAGCCGGAGCGAATACCGGTTAGTGCTGCGGCAGGACAACGCGGATGAACGCCTGACACCCATAGGCCGTAAAGTTGGCTTAATCAGTGATGACCGCTGGGAGAGATTTCAACAGAAGGAAGAACAGAAAAAAGCAGAGATACAGCGCGCACAGAAAACGGTTTTTCCGCCGAGTGATACACTGAATCAGATTCTTGTTTCACGTGAAACATCACCGGTGCACACAGGGGTACATCTGTCCGAGCTGCTGAAGCGTCCGCAGTTAAACTATGAAGTGCTGACGCCGGTGGACAAGGAACGTCCGGACTATCCAACTGCCGTTTTTGAAAATGCGGAGATTGAACTGAAGTATGCGGGATACATTAAGAGACAAAAAGCAGATATTGCCGAAATGCGCCGCCTAGAAGGCAAACTGCTGCCTAGACATTTTGATTACACCGAAGTGACTGGTCTGCGCAGTGAGGCACAGGAAAAGCTGAACCGTGTGCAGCCGGCGAATATCGGACAGGCCAGCCGCATTTCCGGTGTCAGTCCGGCAGATATCAGTGTTCTGCTGATTTGGCTGACAAAGGAGCAGAGCAAATGA
- a CDS encoding ParB/RepB/Spo0J family partition protein encodes MLGQQHIIKLDIDCICPNPAQPRRTFAEQELKELADSIAANGLLQPIIVRRMSGGVYELIAGERRLRACRSLGMKDVPVLITSCSDRESAIFALTENLQRSDLNMFEEAEGIQRLIEVWDVTQEECAERLGRSQSAVANKLRLLKLPPNVRACIVENHLTERHARALLRLSDPEQQKQVLGMILRSGMNVQQTDALVNKMLKEEPKHRQHQTPVPKDVRIFGNTIQHAVTTLQKTGVQAETYQTETEKYLEWVVRIPKNEAQNKQTDKQPA; translated from the coding sequence ATGCTGGGACAACAGCACATTATAAAGCTGGATATTGATTGTATTTGTCCAAATCCGGCACAGCCGCGCCGCACCTTTGCAGAACAGGAGCTGAAAGAACTGGCGGACAGCATTGCAGCCAATGGCCTGTTGCAGCCAATCATCGTACGGCGTATGTCCGGTGGTGTGTATGAACTGATTGCCGGTGAGCGACGCCTGCGTGCCTGCAGAAGTTTGGGAATGAAGGACGTACCGGTCCTCATTACCAGCTGCAGCGACCGCGAAAGTGCTATTTTTGCGCTGACAGAAAATTTACAGCGTTCGGACCTCAACATGTTTGAAGAAGCGGAAGGCATTCAGCGACTCATTGAAGTCTGGGACGTTACGCAGGAAGAATGTGCTGAGCGGCTGGGACGCAGCCAGTCCGCCGTTGCGAATAAACTGCGGCTGCTGAAGCTGCCGCCAAATGTGCGTGCCTGTATTGTGGAGAACCACTTGACGGAGAGGCATGCGCGCGCGTTGCTGCGTTTATCAGACCCCGAGCAGCAAAAACAGGTGCTGGGGATGATTTTGCGCAGCGGCATGAATGTGCAGCAGACAGACGCACTAGTGAACAAGATGCTGAAAGAAGAGCCAAAGCATCGGCAGCATCAAACGCCGGTTCCCAAGGATGTCCGCATTTTTGGCAACACTATTCAGCATGCGGTCACCACTCTGCAAAAGACCGGTGTACAGGCGGAAACCTACCAGACGGAAACAGAAAAATATCTGGAATGGGTTGTGCGTATCCCTAAAAATGAGGCACAAAATAAACAGACGGACAAGCAGCCCGCCTAA
- a CDS encoding ParB/RepB/Spo0J family partition protein: MSSKQRGLGKGLDAIFAENDTEDGDSSIMVSINDLEPNRSQPRRKFDEEELAGLAESITQHGILQPLLVRPLPDQSGYQIVAGERRWRAAHMAGVRQVPVLVRELTDQQVMEMALIENLQRADLNPLEEAEGYQSLMDQYEMTQEEVADSVGKSRPAVANALRLVHLPQQVQELLQQGRLTAGQARTLLAFPLEQQVPMALRCIKDGLTVRQLEKLSKQFAAQLKGSSLKHQIPFYDEAALSLHEQLGRRVKVTGSRKRGVLHIEFNGEDDLKSLLKQFE, from the coding sequence TTGTCCTCTAAACAAAGGGGCCTCGGCAAGGGGCTGGATGCCATTTTTGCAGAGAATGATACGGAGGACGGCGACTCTTCCATTATGGTCAGCATCAATGACTTGGAACCAAACCGCAGCCAGCCGCGGCGAAAATTTGACGAGGAAGAACTGGCTGGCCTTGCAGAGTCCATCACGCAACATGGCATTTTGCAGCCGCTGCTTGTACGGCCGCTGCCGGACCAAAGCGGTTACCAAATTGTCGCGGGGGAACGCCGCTGGCGTGCGGCACACATGGCGGGTGTTCGGCAGGTGCCGGTTTTGGTGCGGGAACTGACGGACCAGCAAGTGATGGAAATGGCGCTGATTGAAAATTTACAGCGCGCAGACCTGAATCCGCTGGAAGAAGCGGAAGGGTATCAATCTTTGATGGACCAGTATGAAATGACGCAGGAAGAAGTGGCAGACAGTGTCGGAAAATCTCGACCGGCGGTCGCCAACGCGCTGCGTTTAGTGCATCTGCCGCAGCAGGTGCAGGAACTTTTGCAGCAGGGCAGGCTGACGGCAGGACAGGCGCGTACTCTTTTGGCCTTTCCACTGGAGCAGCAGGTGCCGATGGCACTGCGCTGTATAAAAGACGGACTGACCGTTCGACAACTGGAAAAGCTTTCCAAGCAATTCGCCGCACAGCTGAAAGGCAGCAGTCTGAAACACCAGATTCCGTTTTATGACGAAGCAGCGCTTTCTTTGCATGAACAGCTCGGCCGGCGGGTAAAAGTGACCGGAAGCCGAAAAAGAGGCGTCTTACATATTGAGTTTAACGGTGAAGATGACCTGAAATCACTGCTGAAACAATTTGAATAA
- a CDS encoding acyl-[acyl-carrier-protein] thioesterase, whose product MNVEANAAVSPEVFERTARVESHQIGADSTMHLSGLLRMEQETGEEHMDAVGLGYEKMYHDGIALLITENAVEVQRRPIRNENLRIVTRALGTAGVHLYRDFTFYSGEEQIAHILQASVGVDCRTHRPMRPEEALFHYHVFPQSILPREQRVTKLRVNEELPPLGERPVRYSDLDMNHHLNNTIYGDIVEDFLPEQYKEWKKVHISYMAEAVLGDMLQVQGERRKNGFLMAGRKQGIRSFAALVQC is encoded by the coding sequence ATGAATGTTGAAGCAAATGCGGCTGTTTCACCAGAGGTTTTTGAACGGACTGCCCGGGTTGAAAGCCACCAGATAGGTGCGGACAGCACCATGCACCTTTCCGGCCTGCTGCGCATGGAACAGGAAACCGGTGAAGAGCACATGGACGCGGTCGGGCTTGGGTACGAAAAAATGTACCACGACGGCATTGCGCTGCTGATAACAGAAAATGCGGTGGAGGTTCAGCGAAGACCAATTCGGAACGAGAATCTGCGCATTGTCACACGGGCACTGGGCACAGCAGGTGTGCATTTGTACCGCGATTTCACTTTTTACAGCGGAGAAGAACAAATTGCGCATATTCTGCAGGCAAGTGTCGGTGTGGACTGCCGCACACACCGCCCCATGCGTCCGGAAGAGGCGCTTTTCCATTATCATGTATTCCCCCAGTCGATTCTGCCGCGGGAACAGCGGGTAACGAAACTGCGTGTCAATGAGGAACTGCCGCCGCTGGGGGAAAGGCCTGTCCGTTATAGTGATTTGGATATGAATCATCACCTTAACAATACCATTTATGGCGATATTGTGGAAGACTTTTTGCCGGAGCAATATAAGGAGTGGAAGAAAGTGCATATCAGCTATATGGCAGAAGCCGTGTTGGGTGATATGCTGCAGGTACAGGGAGAACGGCGCAAGAACGGTTTTTTGATGGCGGGCCGAAAACAGGGAATCCGCAGCTTTGCCGCATTAGTACAGTGCTAA
- a CDS encoding IMP dehydrogenase: MAFYFKEPCHTFNEYLLVPGYSSSECTPDNVSLKTPLTKFRKGEQPDITLNIPMTSSIMQSVSNDTLAVALAKEGGLSFIYGSQSIEAEAAMVGRVKAYKAGFVPSDSNIKPDQTLADILELKKKTGHSTVAVTDDGTGTGKLLGVVTSRDYRISRMPVETQVHTFMTPIEKVISAPMGATLSECNDIIWENKLNALPVLDQDGRLHYFVFRKDYSAHKENASELLDDKKRYMVGAGINTRDYKERIPALLEAGADVLCIDSSEGYSDWQKMTLSWVREQYGDSVKIGAGNVVDGDGFRFLADAGVDFVKIGIGGGSICITRETKGIGRGQATAVIEVAQARDEYYKETGVYVPICSDGGIVYDHHLTLALAMGADFVMLGRYFSRFDESPTNKVNINGQYMKEYWGEGSNRARNWQRYDQGGAKKLSFEEGVDSYVPYAGSLKDNVQTTLYKVKSTMCNCGALTIRELQQKAKLTLVSSTSIVEGGAHDVLLKDSVNNQSK; this comes from the coding sequence ATGGCCTTTTACTTCAAAGAACCCTGCCATACTTTCAATGAATATCTGCTGGTGCCTGGATATTCTTCTTCAGAGTGCACACCGGACAACGTGAGTCTGAAGACACCCCTGACAAAGTTCCGCAAAGGGGAACAGCCAGATATCACTTTGAACATCCCCATGACTTCTTCCATCATGCAGTCCGTTTCCAATGATACACTGGCGGTTGCACTGGCAAAAGAGGGGGGCCTGTCCTTCATTTACGGTTCCCAGAGCATTGAAGCGGAGGCTGCCATGGTGGGCAGAGTCAAGGCTTACAAAGCGGGCTTTGTTCCCAGTGACTCCAACATTAAGCCGGACCAGACACTGGCGGATATTTTGGAACTGAAGAAAAAAACCGGACATTCCACTGTGGCGGTCACGGATGACGGTACTGGTACCGGAAAATTGCTTGGCGTTGTTACCAGCAGAGATTACCGCATCAGCCGTATGCCTGTGGAAACGCAGGTGCATACCTTTATGACACCGATTGAAAAGGTTATCTCCGCACCGATGGGAGCTACCCTGTCCGAGTGCAACGACATCATTTGGGAAAACAAGCTGAATGCACTGCCGGTGCTAGATCAGGACGGAAGACTTCACTATTTTGTTTTCCGGAAAGACTACTCCGCCCATAAAGAGAATGCAAGCGAGCTGCTGGACGACAAGAAGCGCTATATGGTGGGTGCCGGTATTAACACCCGCGACTACAAAGAACGCATTCCGGCTTTGCTGGAGGCCGGCGCGGACGTGCTGTGCATCGACTCCTCCGAAGGATACAGTGACTGGCAGAAGATGACACTGTCCTGGGTACGTGAACAGTATGGCGACAGTGTAAAGATTGGTGCGGGAAATGTCGTGGACGGTGACGGCTTCCGCTTTTTGGCGGACGCCGGCGTGGACTTTGTGAAAATTGGCATCGGCGGCGGTTCCATCTGCATTACCCGTGAAACCAAGGGCATCGGCCGCGGACAAGCAACCGCTGTCATTGAGGTAGCCCAGGCACGCGACGAGTATTATAAGGAAACCGGCGTCTATGTGCCGATTTGCTCGGACGGCGGTATTGTTTATGACCACCACCTGACACTGGCATTGGCTATGGGCGCTGATTTTGTTATGCTGGGTCGTTATTTCTCCCGCTTTGATGAGTCTCCGACAAATAAGGTCAATATCAATGGTCAGTATATGAAAGAGTACTGGGGCGAGGGCAGCAACCGTGCCCGCAACTGGCAGCGCTATGACCAGGGCGGTGCAAAGAAGCTTTCCTTCGAGGAAGGTGTGGATTCTTATGTGCCGTATGCCGGTTCTTTAAAGGACAACGTGCAGACAACGTTGTATAAAGTAAAGTCCACTATGTGTAACTGCGGTGCACTGACCATCCGTGAACTGCAGCAGAAGGCAAAGCTGACACTGGTTTCCAGCACCAGCATTGTTGAGGGCGGCGCACATGATGTCCTGCTGAAGGATTCGGTCAACAATCAATCCAAGTAA